actgtggttcacagtcctgtgtgtgctttggctactcatttagggggatataatgggaaaaactatgggtttttcattattacagttttgggaaaaagggggcgacgggctgcatccctggttttgttgaaaaccgagcgtatatggtgatttatactgtgttattgggatggtcatgcctagacttgtttaaattatatttgttggaaaaccatgatttagattaccaaatgggtgtggtttgtttggttatatgagcatgcatatgtgtgtgactgttgaaatgctagtaggaacggggttctgaattgttccaagtactgaaagtgtccgactctatatccgaaggGGTGTGTTTATCGTCTTCAACATAGGCaggagtgtccggctctatatccgagagcatgagcctataccggcagatcaagccgaagggtgtggatccaccagttagcgccggtacgataccatgggagtcggggactagccatgtgtcgatGGCACCGTGTTTGTGGGTTGGCTAtaggccaacgccgtatgtcgcgggccggcttcaagccgaagggtgtgatgacacaaagattgctaatcatgtgtatgtgtgcgtgtatgcactgtgtaaacttgtactggactgcatttaactacgtgtatgttgcatcatgataacactcaaatgccacacaccgatatgacatgtgttcttccttactgagaggtgtctcacccctgctgtatgtacatttttacaggtccttcgagtaaccaatTCTAACGTCCTGGTGTAGAAAGCGTAGTGGCCGGCGTACTGCAGTTAGCGCtcaggtaagtgctaggactgtatttttggtgggttgccattttgagatgtgtttaGGCACTTATTTGTAAGTTTTTTATAGAGCTGtattctgctcttgtatagactctggtatggtactgtataaatatatatatatatatatagaatgaccttttccgctacgtatattctgttgtgttggatgtgtttagggttcttgggaaccccatgggatcgaaccctcatcctttgtactgtatctttggatgttttaacAGATACAGGGAttggttagattacattttcacccccaggtcccattttcgggttcagggtgTGATACTCGAACCCTAATCTCTGACGGGGACTTAACTAATAATAGAGATTAAATGTATCTAATTAATAATCATAAAGGACATGATCTAACAACTTGTTTTAACACCTAAAAAGGGTGAGACTCGGATTAAACATTTACAAGACTTTATTTCAAACAAATTTTTTACATTTTGGAAGGACTTTACTAATTTGAAATTAGAAGGACTCGATTGGGGAATTAGGATCTCAATTATGAAAAAAAGGTTTCATTTAGGACTCAAAGTCAGGCATTACTATGCTAGGTTTTCTTGGGGCATCCTAGTTAAAATTAAGGTGtcgacagctgcccctctttgtatgTTTTGTTGTTTCAATGTAACAGTAGGATCTCTCCTATGTTTTTTGAAGTAAACAAatctgcaaagataaaagacacttattttaACCAGACCACAGCTTTGGTCAATCAACTGCAATTGGCTCTTGTCAATAAAaagagactttttttttttttttggttaatgaCTAGTGATTAATTCGGGTCGCAGCGGGTACAATGACTCGGGCCGAAATTCTTCATAATGGCTTGCTACAAATATGATAATCCGAGCCACGTAAGGTTCAATGACTCGAGCCAAAAACTTTCCTCGAATGGCTTGCTATGaatgtgataatctgagccacGGCGGGTTCGATGACCCGAGCCAAACCTTTCCTTAGatggcttgctacggatgtgataatccaAGCCATGGCAATTTCAATGACCCGAGCCAAAACTTTCCTTGATTGGCTTGCTAGGAATGTGATAATCTAAGCCATGGCAGGTTCGATGACCCGAGCCAAAACTTTCCTTGATTGGATTGCTACGAATGTGATAATTCGAGCCATGGCGGGATCGATAACCTGAGCCAAAACTTTCCTtgaatggcttgctacgaatatGATAATCTGAGCCATGGCGGGTTCAATGACCCGAGCCAAAACTTTTCTcgaatggcttgctacgaatgtgataATTCAAGCCACGGCGTGTTCGACGACCTGAGCCAAAACTTTCCTcgaatggcttgctacgaatgtgataatccgagccatggCGGGTTCAACAACCCGAGCCAAAACTTTCTTtgaatggcttgctacgaatgtgataATCCAAGCCACAGTGGGTTCAACGACCCGAGCCAATACTTTCCTCGAATGGCTTGCTAtgaatgtgataatccgagccacagTGGGTTCAACGACCTGAGCCAAAACTTTCCTcgaatggcttgctacgaatgtgatTATCCAAGCCATGGCGAGTTCAATAACTCAAGCTAGAACTTTCCTCGATTGGATTGCTACGaatgtgataatctgagccacGTCGGGTTTGATGACCCGAGACAAAACTTTCTTCAAATGACTTGCTACGGATATGATAATCTAAGCCACAGTGGGTTCAATGACCTGAGCCAAAACTTTCCTCAGATGGCTTGCTAcagatgtgataatccgagccatagCAGGTTCAATGACCCGAGCCAAAACTTTCCTTGATTGGCTTGCGAATGTGATAATCCAAGCCATGGCGGGTTCGATGACCCGAGCCAAACCTTTCATTGATtggcttgctacggatgtgataatctgagccatGGTGGGTTCGATGCCCTGAGCCAAAACTTTCCTTGAATGGCTTGCTAtgaatgtgataatccgagccatggCAGGTTCAATGACCCCAGCCAAAACtttcctcaaatggcttgctacgaatgtgataatttgaaccatGGCGAGTTCGACAACCCTAGCCAAAACGTTCCTcgaatggcttgctacgaatgtgataatccgagccatggCAGGTTCAACGACCCGAGCCAAAACTTTCCTCGAATGGCTTGCCACGaatgtgataatctgagccacGGCGGGTTCGACCACCCTAGCCAAAACTTTCTTCAAATGGCTTGCTTACAAATGTGTCCAAGCCACGGCGGGTTCAACGACCTGAGCCAAAACTTTCCTTGAATGGCTTGCTACAAATGTGATAATTCGAGCCATGGCGGGTCGATGACCCGAGCCAAAACtttcctcaaatggcttgctacgaatgtgataATTCGAGCCACAGTGGGTTCGACAACCCTAGCCAAAACtttcctcaaatggcttgctacaaatgtgataatccgagccacgGCGGGTTCGACCACCCGAGCCAAAACTTTCCTcgaatggcttgctacgaatgtgataatccgagccacagTGGGTTCGACGACCCTAGCCAAAACTTTCCTTGAATGGCTTGCTAcaaatgtgataatccgagccacgGCGGGTTCGACCACTTGAGCCAAAACtttcctcaaatggcttgctacgaatgtgataatccgagccatggTGGGTTCAATGACTCGAGCCAAAACTTTTCTTGATTGGCTTGATATGAATATGATAATCTAAGCCAAGATGGGTTCGATGACCCGAGCCAAAACTTTCCTCAGatggcttgctacggatgtgataattCGAGCCACTGTGGGTTTGATGACCCGAGCCAAAACTTTGCTTAGATGGCTTACTACAgatgtgataatctgagccatGGTTGGTTCGATGACCCGAGCCAGAACTTTCCTCAattggcttgctacgaatgtgataatccgagccatggTGGGTTTGATGACCGAAGCCAAAACTTTCCTTGATtggcttgctacggatgtgataatctgagccatGGGGGATTCGATGACCCGAGCCAAAACTTTTGGGTATTTAGGTAGGAAaccttgattttcaaaaaggattactttgagattctttgaaaaatgaatttttaggtttgaaacataattgacttgctggggatgatcaatcgggagTGAAATCCTAAGATCTTTTAGGAAagtcggtattttggaaaattgTTACCCTATTGAGGATGATCAATTGGGTGTGAGATCTCGATATTCTTTTCCAAAATGTCCTTAGGTGTAGGGATTAAAGTTACTCCACtaaggatgatcaatcgggtgccgGATCCTAACATTCGTTGGCTGTTTTTGGATTACCTGATTTGGAATTCAAAAATCAATACCCTAATTGGTTCCTAGGGtcagctgccccaatttcaaatATTAGCAAGACAAGAATGGCTCAGTAAAGATGCCaaagaattattcaaaatcttattttacaagacaagtatgaatgaatggcgcttggttgctatatgtatgcatgttgctaacttatgatACTAGAATGCAGGGATATGTTGCTAAATGTACATGTGCATGATGATGCATGTTACATGATATGTATGCATGCTGCTACTTATAATGCgaatgccttttcttattttcttttctatgtaatgcatgaaatgcatgaggatgcatAACCTTTCTTTTTCTAATGCGCTTGTAATCAATTGCCCAATTCTTGATCCTGACAACACTTTTAAGTTCCAGTCTGATATGAAGGCACCTGAcatggctcaaatgaaactcgacACGAAGTCTTTCCCAGTTAAATTTATCTATCACTGATCTTGGCCTTGTTTTCAATTTTCTCTCTGATATGGGGGCACCTAAATTGGCTCTATTAGAACTCATCATGGAATTTGCCTTAGTGCATTTGTCTATTACTGGCCCTAGCTCTATTTACAAATTCCAAATTGCCACTGATCCTAGCCATGTTTCAATTCCAAAAGGCACTCGAAATCTGCCCCAGTCTTTGCTTGCCACTGCTCCTAGCAATTTTTTCGACACCAGAACTGCCCCAGTTTTACTGGTTTcagccatgtttcaaattccaaaaggcactcGAACTCTGCCCTAGTGTTTACTTGCCACTGATCCTAACCACATTTTTGATACAAAAACTACCCCAGTTTTACTAGTTTTGGCCATACTCGCAGCAGGCGCTTGAAGTCTGCCTCAGTGTTTGCTTGCCattgatcttggctatgttttcgACACAAGAACTGACCATGTTTTGGCCATACTCGCAACAGGCGCTGGAAGTCTACCCCAGTGTTTGCTTGCCTGAGGCTGATCTTGGCCTTTTTTGCATTCTCAGCAAGGACCCTCTGTGATTAGCTTCCTCAAtgtttaaaatcaatttgaaattcaaatgaaatTCAATCAGATGTCTCACTTTCATTAGATGGAAGGCTTAGTCTTGTGTGTCTTACTATGCTTGGTATATAGGAAATAAATTTACCAGTACTGCAGACTTAAGGAGTCAATAGGCAAGCATCTTTCTCATTTCTCCTACTTTTTATCTATTggcttcccaaaaaaaaaatcccccaTTGCCTCAATACTAAGGAATTCTTTCTTACTTGTACTATGACTAGTGTCTTAATGAGTAGTCTGATTAACATTCTAATCTCAGGGTGGATTTTAAGACACGGGACAAAATGTAGGTTAAGGATTCGAGTTTCAAcaaaataaggaaactaaggctcaaaattccCTCCCCCAAGCAATATCTCTGGTCCCTAGTTTAGCAAGGCAttgcaaagtattgaccgaacttgtcactTGAACAaactgcctacgtacctttttagAATCAagtcattacatagttcaaactcaaacattgagtctgacaaatcatttgagacaataacaTGTACCAATCAGGTCAAGAATTTCGTTTGGAcggtaatgtaggctgggggcaTTGGTTGAAGAAGAAAGAGACATAAGGCTCAAGATTTTTAAACTTATCAAGGGGCAAATTGgttaaagatcacatatgaagtatgtccctttcttttctatctctttccttctttttcccttttttctatGTTTTGTTATTTCACTACgccctttacttttccttttatgTAGGGGTATTGGCTCTATTTTGATTTGAATTCTATTAGGGACTGATCTTTTAAAACTgtcctagtgtggggtgtgatcatttgacggGTTAGCCAAGAAATTGAATATTTCAAGCTCAACGAGGCTAGCGAAGGGTATTTTATTTCTCGATTCCTTGGGTAGCGAAAAGAATAGCTTGTCGTCACTTTGGCAACCAATTGTTGTCTCGCATGATTTGTCAAACCATTGAAAAACCCCgacccagttcaatttttgggagaTGACTTCTTTAAAGAAAACAGTTTAATACTCAGGCTCAACGAGTTTAACAAATGATAAATGAgtgtttggttctttttaggagAAAACTTATCTACCAAGAATGGCCACCCTTCATTTGATTGgaatataatcatcatatttTTAAGACATTAATCTTGCAATGGGATTCCTAGTAAACTTTATCTATGAGGCTTTCACTCGCCCTTTTTAATTCTtctcctcttttctttttctttttgttttttattttttatttttgttgctaACTCCAAGTCCCCAGTCCTGATAAAATTGCTTCCTGTGTCGATGTGAAAAATGTAAGCAAACGTGGACAACATTTGGAACAAAGACATGGGATGAGACTGAAATGTATTTCatttaattcaaatttcaaaatgttcAAAACAAAATGACAACATTCTCCTATTTCACGATCCCTCTTTCTCATTTTTCTAATTGGCCCTTCGATCCATCGGTCTTAACTGCGCCCTATGCCATGGTTAAGTAGTGAATTCTCTGTGTATACTAGGCTCTTTGTCATCAAATGCCAAGCATCCAGCATCTCTCAATGATTGTACCTTGTGCTTCAGTACCCAACAACGGTCAATGGTGTGACTTTGGAGTGATATGCGCACCAGGCATCCGGATCGTACCACTGCGCGAAGGGATATCGTTCAACTATTCCGGGGATGACTGAGACGAGCTTTCTTTCGAGCAATAAACGGAACGGTTTTGAATAGGGCATAGGAATTGGTTCCACTCTATTAGGACCCACTCTGCATTTCTGAAAGTTTGGGTGGGTGGATGAAGGCCCACAAAAAATGATCTGGGGTTTCATGCTGACATGTGCAGTTTAGTTGATGGTGGGCCCCCATCCACCATGCTCTTTTGTGTCAAGCACCAACCATCCAACATCTCTCAGCGACTGCACCTTGTGCTTAAAATGCCAATATTTTTCAATCGAATGACCTATTGCTCCAGTATGGTACTCGCATCGATCGCTTAGGTCATACCACTTTGGGATAGGGGTTGTGATAGGAGTCCCTGGAATAGTTGAGATTAATCTTTTTGCCAACAGCGAAGGGAATAGCTTTGAATACTTCATCGGGATGGGGTCTATTTTCTGAATTTTCCTCTAGACATCTCTATTCTGTGTTTGAATATTTGGTTGGGCAGGTACAGGCCCAAAAGAAACAATTAGAGGTTTTGCACATGCTAGTGTTGTTTGGTTAGTGTTAGGTCCGAAGATAACATTGTTTCTAAGCGTGTGGTGCTAACTCTCCTGATGGTATAGTCCCTGGATCCTCTGAGCTTCCTTGCCCTTCTTTTTTCCGTCCTTTCTTGGAGGGCTCTATTCCGACTCGGCATATCTTGCTTTCCCAGAATTGATTGCcccttcaattcttccttcggTGATTGCCCAATCGGAACCATTCTAGGGGGTGCCTCTGGGGAAACGGACAACACATGTCCTTTGGATAGGGTCGTCACATGGATGAACTACCTTCCTTTTTTTAGTCAAAGGGTGACCTTATGCTATCATCTCTTTCCTTTTATGAGAGTACTCACTTGTCCTTTCCTCCATGCTCTTTATAGTTAAAGTTGCATCATGACTCTACTGAGCAATAAAAGTGCGAGTCAAACTCTTCTAGGTGCGAACTTTTACTCGGCTACACCATGCTAGAGCCTCCCTTATCAAACTATTTTGGAAGCAGTAGGTGATCAAATCATCGTCGTCAGCATGCACGCCATTTTCTGGacatacatccttagatgagctaagGGGCTTTCGGACCCACTGAACTTCTCAAAGTTTGAGATTTAAAACTTTGGAGGTAAAATAGAATTAGGCACTAAATCGGCATTAAAGGCCTCCTTTGAATCAGGAAATGGCCATATAAAAATTTCTCATATTAATTCCTCCTATGCACAAAGTGTAGAAAATGACATGCATTGCACGAGTCCACAAACTTCCTCTTCTACTTTTCCTAAAAGTCACTAATTAGCATAAAACATTGCCCACACTTAGTCTTGAAAACATTTGTAAAGACAAACAATACAAGTTTAGAAAGAACATCCAACTTGATCCAAACATGACCTGTCCCAAAATCAATTTGACAAATACACGAGTTTCATACGGAGTTGTGCAAGTGTTCAAATTCACGCATATCGCTATACCtatgaaaattaaattgaatCAGTTTGTCAAACTAGGAACCTAATTCGGCCGGATTGTCTTAATGTTTGATTGGTTTGCAACTTTGCACatgattttttttgaaataagtatttttattgtataaattattattttcattCATAACATAAATTCAACATATGTCTCCTGTATTGTTAAAGACtatgtaaaataattatttattataaatttaATATGATTCATACTCAGACTCATCGATTTACGACTAATGAATTGGTCTTCCGATgaatatgaatttaaaaatactaacataTTCATACACATTTAAATAACTCGTGTGCTCAAATTATAATAAGACATTATATTTAGAGtgattattaattttaaatttgtgatttaaaattcatattttttttaaatagataattaatattttaaaaacgcATAACTTTTTTTTGATTCGTTTTTTCAAGGAGGATTAAAACTTAAAAAGGCCAAGAAAGATGAAGAGAAACAAAAGAAAAGCAAACAAACAAAAcgaaaaataaaaacacaaaacaaaaacaacagCGCAttgaaattatgtgttttcaaAAGTATATGTGTTGCATTTTTGGTGCGAAGAAGACGAGGGAAAATTCAAAAGCAGCGTCTTCTACTCTAAATCCgaattaattgaaaatttcaaaacccCCGCTCAGTCTCATTCTCGCCAATCACCATGATTCATCACCGTCGCCCTTAAATAATCATATGTAATTTCCATTAAATCCTACACAGCTAATTTCCCCAACCATCGTCACTGCTTCTTCTTCACCGCCATGGCGCACGATAGACACCTTCCCTGCGACGGCGACGGCATTTGCATGGTCTGCAAGGAGAAGCCGCCGGCCGATGACAACCTCGCCTGCAAGACTTGCGCCTCGTCCTGGCACGTGCAATGCCTCTCTTTCCTCCGCCCTCAAACCCTAGCCGACGCTCTCCGGTGGGAGTGCCCCGACTGCGCCCTCCCCGCCGATCCAAATCCGCCGCCGATCCTTGGCGGAGCCGAGTCCTCCGGGGGGGACCTCATCTTAGCGATTCGCGCGATCGAGTCGGACCGGTCACTCTCCGAGCAGGAGAAGGCGAGGAGGCGACAACAGCTCGTGAGCGGCGGAGCGGTACCCTCGGAGGCTGAGAAGGATAGGGAGAAGAAAACGACTGACGATGACGAGATACTCGAGATCTTCGATGAGAGTTTGAACTGCTCGTTTTGCATGCAGATGCCGGAAAGGCCTGTTACAGTGAGTTTTGTATTTTCGATTTTACTGCTCTTCTATTTTGCCAAATATAGCGCAAGTCCAGTGGACGACTTTCTCTGCTTAGCTACACAGTACGTTGCCTTGTTTCCGCTGTTATCACTTTTGTGAGACTTCTGTATTTTGAATGTCGCGGACTGGTCTCTACCTTAAGATTTGCTCTTTTATCAATTTCCCGACTGTTTCATAAATCTATCTTAAGATTTGCTTGGTGTCTCCAGTTTTACATCACGATAAATATTAATTTGGTGAAATACTCCTCTCTTAGCCTCTTTATCCAAATACTCGAAGTTATCGTTTCATGTGTCCCATGTGAGATTGGCTGCGGTGACTTTGTTCACGTGCTGTAATAACGAGTCTTCGCATTGCCCAGGAGCAAGTTGAATTAGCTGAAGGTGGCACCAGGGTAGAACTTTGGCGAAAAATGTATGTTGAATTTATGGGATAAGATACATTGTATGATTTACAGAAGTTGTGTGGATGAGAGCCGGGGACTTCTATAGTGTTCCCAAGTAATTGTGGTAGGGCAATAGCTCTGTTTGGGTTTTGTCTGTACCATGGAATTTAGTCAGCTGAGTTCTTTATGTGAAATATGAGGCACCTCCTCCCAGTTTTAAATGACTTTATGTTGTTCAGTGCATCTTTGTTCCGACCTTTTAGTTTTCACATTATGTAAGTTGGTTAAAGTAATACTTTTTTCTGGACCTGCAATTGCTTGTCTTATTGATATGCTAAAGCCACTTATTTTTCATTTCAGACTCCATGTGGCCACAATTTTTGCTTGAAATGCTTCCAAAAGTGGATTGGGCAGGGGAAGCGCACATGTGCTAATTGTCGCAATGAAATTCCAACAAAGATGGCAAACCAACCTCGAATCAACTCTGCCCTTGTTATTGCCATTCGAATGGCGAAACTGGCAAAATCTAGCACCGTGCGTGGTCCACCAAAGGTCTACCATTATGTGCACAATCAGAGCCGGCCAGACAAAGCATACACAACGGAGCGGGCAAAGAAACCTGGGAAGGCTAATGCCTGTAGTGGAAAGATCTTTGTCACTGTTCCACCTGATCATTTTGGTCCGATTCTGGCAGAGAATGATCCATTAAGGAATCAAGGTGTGCTGGTGGGTGAGTCTTGGGAGGATCGTCTCGACTGTAGACAATGGGGAGCTCATCTACCTCCGGTTGGAGGTATTGCTGGGCAGTCAAAATATGGTGCCCAGTCAGTGGCACTCTCTGGAGGCTACGAAGATGATGAGGATCATGGCGAGTGGTTCCTCTACACAGGAAGGTATATTCTTAGAAGCATTAAAAATCCTTTGGTTTGAGTTATGATTTATTATGTTGTGCAAAGATGAATGCTACATCATGAGATGGGCTGGATATATCCAAATCTAAAATGAGAGTTCCAAATAATGGGTAATTAGTAAAGATGACCCTTGCCCATAAGTGCCAATGGTTACTCATGACTATGGTTCATGGAATGCCTATTCTTAGGAATAGAGGTAGTTATGATAAAAGAATTTGGTAGTTTtattaaaaagttaaaaaatgtattattatcataAAGCAAATGACACTTTAAATCTTTTTATGATTCCAAAACAAAGAATAGACAAGGAATAATTGTTCCCAAATTTCAAGTGCTTATTCTTTTCATATGCCATGTTGGATGGTGTAATAAGGAATAGATGAGGAATAACCGTTACCTCTACTCCCAGATTTCTCACATTATTCTAACTCATTCTTAGGAATAGCTATTCCGAAAGTAAcccatttttccttatttttcatgCACATTCCTTTCTCATAAATATGCATGACTATGAAAAACTGAAAATGTATAAAGCATGTGAGATGTGTGCCCTGGTGGCTAGATGTTGTTGTAAACTTGCTTCTTGTTTAAGAATTTTTAACTTTATTTGTTCATATAAGGGTCATCTGGTTgtacagctctctctctctctcttaaaaccATCTTATTCATATTAAATTAAACTTGGGCTCAACTGATATTTTGTCCTGTCTCTAGGCTCTACTTTGCATACTGTTTCTTTTTTATGAATTAGCAGTAAACCATCTCAAGATATCTTCCTTTATTCTAAATGCCAAATCAACTCCATATGGTGTCAGTAGCTTAACTTTGTCAACTTGAATGGCTTGTTAAGAATGATCCTCTTGAAGATGAAGACTATTGGTTAGCTAATTAGAATCATCTgctgttattgtttccattttgtttctgttttttgtttttgtttttggtttttttttttttacacgtTTGTAGTGTTGGCTATTTGAATAaaattattgttgttattatgaTTGAATAATTATAAGAGGTGAAAATTCTCTATCTACAATTGTGGCAAAGTACCGTACACTTGCTTTATGTTGAATTTTATACTTACTTgacataaataataaaaagagatgACATTTTTCTATTTGCTATCTATGCTATAGGAATGTATACATTTTTTTATTTGCAGTCTTTGTTGAGTTCTCTTTTGCTCACACATACAACTTTTTTGGATAGTGGTGGAAGAGACCTTAGTGGAAATAAGCGTACAAACAAGGAGCAGTCCTCGGATCAAGAGTTTGAGAAATATAATGAGGCACTGCGAGTAAGTTGCAGGGAAGGCTATCCAGTTCGAGTTGTGAGGTGGGTTAATGAAGTTCTTCATTCTTAAATAAATTGAAACTATATCGTGCTATCCTAAACTACCAACATTAATTGCTTAAAGCCTGTTTAGTTTttagaaaacaattttcattcatCATTTTCAGTTTACAAGAATTACTGAAGTGCTTTTTTTCCCCCTAGTTTTCGAACATTTGTATGTTTAACTTTTTGAATGAAGTAGGCAATGCATAACTAGATCTTGCCATTGTATTCCTTCAATTGAACAGTTGTTTGTGTTTCAAGCTCAGTAGCTGTGGTTCATTAGACAAAAACATTGTTATTTGGATTTTGGATAACTAATAACTGCATTTCATCTGAATCCTTATGCATCTGTTCAAATATATTGGGCTATTGCCTGATCTTAACTAGGCTTTGGGTTTTGATTGGCAGGTCACACAAGGAAAAGCGTTCTTCTTATGCTCCAGAAACAGGGGTTCGCTATGATGGTATATACAGGATTGAGAAATGTTGGCGCAAAGCAGGGACTCAGGTGGgcattgaaaaaattaattctgCTGTCTTATTGATAAAAATGTCTTCTGATTAAAGTTTTCTCCATCAGGGTTTTAAGATGTGCAGATATCTTTTCGTTCGATGTGACAATGAGCCTGCTCCATGGACAAGGTTTTTGTTGTTTCTTCCTTCTTTCATGCattccctcctctctctctctctcgttagTCATTTTTGTTGCTCTGCAGTGATGAACATGGGGACCATCCAAGACCTTTGCCAATTATTAATGAGTTAAGAAGCGCTACTGATATAACTGAAAGGAAAGCAACTCCATCTTGGGATTATCATGTGAGCAAATGCTGTTCAGTTTAAACTAAATCTTTATTCTCTCTTTCTGGTTTGGCTGCTGCTTCT
The Malania oleifera isolate guangnan ecotype guangnan chromosome 13, ASM2987363v1, whole genome shotgun sequence DNA segment above includes these coding regions:
- the LOC131146264 gene encoding E3 ubiquitin-protein ligase ORTHRUS 2-like, with amino-acid sequence MAHDRHLPCDGDGICMVCKEKPPADDNLACKTCASSWHVQCLSFLRPQTLADALRWECPDCALPADPNPPPILGGAESSGGDLILAIRAIESDRSLSEQEKARRRQQLVSGGAVPSEAEKDREKKTTDDDEILEIFDESLNCSFCMQMPERPVTTPCGHNFCLKCFQKWIGQGKRTCANCRNEIPTKMANQPRINSALVIAIRMAKLAKSSTVRGPPKVYHYVHNQSRPDKAYTTERAKKPGKANACSGKIFVTVPPDHFGPILAENDPLRNQGVLVGESWEDRLDCRQWGAHLPPVGGIAGQSKYGAQSVALSGGYEDDEDHGEWFLYTGSGGRDLSGNKRTNKEQSSDQEFEKYNEALRVSCREGYPVRVVRSHKEKRSSYAPETGVRYDGIYRIEKCWRKAGTQGFKMCRYLFVRCDNEPAPWTSDEHGDHPRPLPIINELRSATDITERKATPSWDYHEEKDCWMWKKTPPHSRKQVDGGNSRKRNRTKSEHVSMRDKLLKEFSCLICRKVMTLPLTTPCAHNFCKGCLEGVFAGQSFMRQRTCEGRRTLRAQKNIMKCPSCSNDISDFLKNPQVNRELMGVIESLQRRAEEADEIAELSSEGTNSIEQSPDEIAGEGEICNTNSRHSEETKGVIPSPLKRKKANGEYLGGIKDETNAEMEVTAC